In the Wyeomyia smithii strain HCP4-BCI-WySm-NY-G18 chromosome 2, ASM2978416v1, whole genome shotgun sequence genome, one interval contains:
- the LOC129724940 gene encoding uncharacterized protein LOC129724940, whose protein sequence is MDKLLRSFIKFHGYCIAVVSSTLTISLTSIFISQPNDSSSWEELYDVRYTKIPALVFGLAWMAANSLLIIGLIKEKKTFLYPFAVLFLLDMVLILIRDIYLVINSAWYRTAFFNFSLPIFMFIIPYVVLSMLAIMRLFDVDPISRADDSFVRFDRNSVDRDSIIC, encoded by the exons ATGGATAAACTTTTGCGAAGTTTTATCAAATTTCACGGCTATTGCATTGCGGTGGTCAGCAGTACACTAACAATTTCGCTCACTTCCATCTTCATCAGTCAGCCGAATGACAGCAGCAGTTGGGAAGAAC tGTACGATGTGCGGTATACTAAAATTCCGGCACTTGTTTTTGGTTTAGCATGGATGGCTGCTAATTCTTTGCTGATTATTGGATTAATCAAA GAGaagaaaacatttctttacCCGTTCGCGGTGTTATTTTTATTGGATATGGTTCTGATCCTAATACGAGACATCTATCTGGTTATCAACAGTGCTTGGTACAGAACagcatttttcaactttagcctGCCAATTTTTATGT TTATTATTCCTTACGTGGTTCTTAGTATGCTGGCAATCATGCGGTTGTTTGATGTGGATCCAATCTCCAGGGCGGATGACAGCTTTGTGCGGTTCGACCGAAATTCGGTCGATAGAGACAGTATTATCTGTTGA
- the LOC129724941 gene encoding uncharacterized protein LOC129724941, translated as MDRFLRFFIKFHGYAIAMVSILFALVSVLFTRLNYHYPLEEWYNFRFSGIPMLILGSAWLMASVILIIGVFKECVRLIYPYGVVFVLELTTLILRDVYLLVAGKDWGEMVFINISVVLLLFIIPYIALSLLALLKLFEVDPILPKSRSDNFVRFDNTQTNTEA; from the exons ATGGATCGATTCTTACGGTTCTTCATTAAGTTTCATGGTTATGCTATCGCTATGGTCAGCATCTTGTTCGCCCTAGTGAGCGTACTCTTCACCAGACTGAATTACCATTATCCGTTAGAGGAGT GGTACAATTTTCGCTTCTCCGGCATACCGATGCTGATACTGGGGTCCGCCTGGCTGATGGCTAGCGTCATTCTCATAATTGGAGTATTTAAG GAATGCGTCCGACTGATCTACCCGTACGGAGTTGTGTTTGTCCTGGAACTGACGACACTGATACTCCGGGATGTTTATCTGCTGGTAGCCGGCAAGGATTGGGGCGAAATGGTGTTCATCAACATTAGTGTCGTGCTGCTGCTCT TTATCATTCCGTACATCGCACTGAGTCTGCTCGCCCTGCTCAAGCTGTTCGAAGTGGATCCGATCCTACCGAAGAGCCGCTCCGATAACTTCGTGCGATTTGACAACACTCAAACCAACACGGAAGCATAG
- the LOC129724935 gene encoding uncharacterized protein LOC129724935: MERYLRFYIKFHGYVLALASFAGAILTLTFFNYSKDMVYPLERFYDYRFMGSGMIFFAILWLIVGISMLYGMYKEAKIWIYPFAIAYMLDFFLLFVRDIVLIWNNDPWYEIVLLNPMMALPALYITLHIMLTIVALGKLFEHAPVEPTGTNFVRFKNDARPSVEVQEDITSLLTE; encoded by the exons ATGGAACGCTATTTACGATTTTATATCAAATTTCACGGTTACGTGTTGGCGCTAGCATCTTTTGCGGGTGCGATCTTAACGTTGACattcttcaattacagtaaGGATATGGTTTATCCGTTGGAACGCT TTTATGACTACCGATTCATGGGCAGCGGAATGATTTTCTTCGCAATTCTGTGGTTGATTGTGGGAATTTCAATGCTCTATGGAATGTATAAG GAAGCGAAAATATGGATTTACCCTTTTGCAATTGCTTACATGCTCGATTTCTTTCTACTGTTTGTCCGTGATATAGTCCTAATTTGGAACAATGATCCGTGGTATGAAATCGTGCTTCTGAATCCTATGATGGCGTTGCCAGCATTGT ATATTACTTTACACATTATGCTGACTATTGTTGCGTTGGGTAAACTATTTGAGCATGCTCCCGTCGAGCCAACCGGGACGAATTTTGTTCGGTTTAAAAATGATGCCCGGCCGTCAGTTGAGGTTCAGGAAGATATCACGTCACTGCTGACGGAATAA